A section of the Maylandia zebra isolate NMK-2024a linkage group LG8, Mzebra_GT3a, whole genome shotgun sequence genome encodes:
- the LOC101469137 gene encoding E3 ubiquitin-protein ligase TRIM35-like, protein MAFRSEEDLCCPACHDIFKDPVLLLCSHSFCKACLQSWWKEKQIKECLVCRTVCEWSDPPCNRALKNLCEGFLQSQRASSGSDSLCSLHSEKLKLFCLDHEQPACIICRDAKIHADHQFRPIDEVAQEHREELHTFLNPLQHKLKLFNEVKVNLHQTAEHIKVQALQIERRLKEQFKKLHQFLEEEEEERMLALREEEAQKSQVMKEKMEALCREMANLSDTVRATEEHLRAGDPSFLRTYKAVVERVQQHPQLDDPQLGSGALIDVAKHLGNLTFNIWNKMTDMVSYSPVILDPNSANPELILSEDLTGVRHGKRRLLPENPERFEFWDSVLGSEGFNSGTHSWDVEVGDNKDWEVGVIAESMCRREFVGSTVWSVECSHAGYRAFSPTNKYIALSITEKVKKLTAAVCQRPQQQHGELCCRTVCYQFHLVTARRSSNQVKLVQVKTRENKEN, encoded by the exons ATGGCTTTCCGTTCAGAGGAGGATTTATGCTGCCCTGCCTGTCATGACATTTTTAAAGATCCCGTCCTCCTCTTGTGTAGCCACAGCTTCTGTAAAGCCTGTCTGCAGAGCTGGTGGAAAGAGAAGCAAATCAAAGAGTGCCTGGTTTGTCGGACAGTGTGCGAGTGGAGTGATCCACCTTGTAACCGGGCACTGAAGAACCTCTGTGAGGGATTTTTGCAGAGTCAGAGAGCTTCATCGGGGTCTGACAGTCTCTGCAGTCTGCACTCTGAAAAGCTCAAACTCTTCTGTCTGGACCATGAGCAGCCCGCGTGTATCATCTGTCGGGATGCAAAAATCCACGCCGACCATCAGTTCAGACCCATTGATGAAGTTGCACAGGAACACAGAGAGGAGCTTCACACGTTCCTGAACCCTCTGCAGCACAAGCTGAAGCTTTTTAATGAAGTTAAAGTGAACTTACATCAAACAGCAGAGCACATTAAAGTGCAGGCTCTGCAGATAGAAAGGAGGCTTAAGGAGCAGTTTAAGAAGCTTCACCAGTTtctagaggaggaagaggaggaacggATGTTAGCTCTGCGGGAGGAAGAGGCGCAGAAGAGCCAAGTGATGAAGGAGAAGATGGAGGCTCTGTGTAGGGAGATGGCGAATCTTTCAGACACAGTCAGAGCCACAGAGGAGCACCTCAGAGCTGGAGATCCATCCTTCCTGAGGACCTACAAGGCTGTGGTGGAAAGAGTCCAGCAGCACCCCCAGCTGGATGATCCACAGCTGGGCTCAGGAGCATTGATAGATGTggccaaacacctgggcaacCTGACCTTCAACATCTGGAATAAGATGACAGACATGGTCTCCTACAGTCCTGTGATTCTGGATCCAAATTCAGCCAATCCAGAGCTCATTCTGTCTGAAGATCTGACTGGCGTGAGGCACGGAAAGAGAAGGCTCCTTCCAGAAAACCCGGAGAGGTTTGAATTCTGGGATTCTGTCCTGGGCTCTGAGGGCTTTAACTCGGGAACTCACAGCTGGGACGTGGAGGTTGGAGACAACAAGGACTGGGAGGTTGGGGTGATAGCAGAGTCTATGTGCAGGAGAGAATTTGTGGGCTCCACAGTGTGGAGCGTAGAATGCAGCCATGCCGGATACAGAGCGTTCTCCCCAACCAACAAATACATCGCTCTCTCCATCACAGAGAAGGTCAAGAAG TTAACAGCAGCAGTCTGCCAGCGACCGCAGCAACAACACGGAGAGCTCTGTTGCAGAACTGTCTGCTACCAATTTCACCTGGTGACAGCCAGAAGGTCGAGCAACCAGGTGAAGCTGGTACAGGTGAAAACAcgagaaaataaggaaaactaG